From the Plasmodium vivax chromosome 5, whole genome shotgun sequence genome, one window contains:
- a CDS encoding hypothetical protein, conserved (encoded by transcript PVX_090045A), producing MKARGIFRTPQGIRLYASTWQVPQFFIRGSQIGNTQMSEAAEEANDQRKLPHWSGNTPLGNLQGAKEGDFFERLIRIYVDVIFNCGRYPPHVQHLHILGRSLLMDKVLNVRSSKSHQKKLLNCEESQPSENMNEYMVRLNDAALRREQLTDDGKREVIKKVKNIYNHKNVLYALFTLQHKRILFNFSEHLFLKHVESCLLNSAVSSRMDVYRYIRRFGVDNVCLYIFEYADHLHVLKKRHAVLKGLFFGGSHM from the exons ATGAAAGCGCGGGGCATTTTTCGAACCCCCCAGGGTATTCGTCTTTATGCGTCAACATGGCAAGTGCCCCAATTTTTCATACGCGGATCACAGATAGGGAATACTCAAATGAGTGAGGCggcggaagaagcaaatgaCCAGAGGAAGCTTCCCCATTGGAGTGGAAACACACCACTTGGCAACCTTCAGGGTGCAAAAGAGGGGGACTTCTTCGAGAGACTCATCAGGATTTACGTGGACGTCATTTTTAACTGCGGCAGATATCCCCCGCATGTCCAGCACTTGCACATTTTGG GTCGAAGCCTCCTGATGGACAAGGTACTCAACGTGCGAAGCAGCAAAAGTCACCAGAAAAAGCTGCTAAACTGTGAGGAGAGCCAACCGTCCGAAAATATGAATGAATATATGGTGCGTTTAAATGATGCGGCATTACGAAGGGAACAATTAACAGACGATGGGAAGAGggaagtaataaaaaaagtgaaaaacatttataatcacaaaaatgtattgTATGCATTATTTACCCTACAGCACAAGAGgattttgtttaatttttctgaGCACTTGTTTTTAAAGCATGTTGAGAGTTGCCTTTTAAACTCCGCCGTCAGCAGCAGGATGGACGTCTATCGGTACATCAGACGGTTTGGGGTGGACAACGTTTGCCTTTACATCTTCGAATACGCTGACCACCTTCACGTTTTGAAGAAGCGCCATGCGGTTCTTAAGGGGTTGTTCTTCGGGGGGTCACACATGTGA
- a CDS encoding Got1 domain containing protein (encoded by transcript PVX_090050A), translated as MLDENKTAGLLLFFLGIASGFIGVFLFFDKFFLCISNVFFLLGLYFLVGTTKIVRFFLNRKKIGGTASFLFGFCLIIMSRTFIGFLFQGYGIYKLFFSFLPNIVNFVKYSPLSFILEIPGIKQLADYIMNNKRLPI; from the coding sequence atgttagaTGAAAACAAAACGGCAGGACTGCTACTCTTCTTCTTAGGAATAGCATCAGGGTTTATTGGagtctttttattttttgataaattttttttgtgtatttctAATGTCTTTTTCTTACTGGGTTTATACTTCTTAGTTGGTACCACAAAAATcgtgcgcttttttttgaaccgaaaaaaaattggaggaaCGGCTAGCTTCCTCTTCGGATTCTGCCTTATCATTATGAGCAGGACATTTATTGGCTTCCTATTTCAAGGCTATGGCATATAcaagttgtttttttccttcctgcCCAACATTgttaattttgtgaaatactCCCCCCTCAGTTTTATTTTGGAAATCCCGGGAATAAAGCAGCTGGCCGATTACATCATGAATAATAAGCGCCTGCCGATTTGA
- a CDS encoding hypothetical protein, conserved (encoded by transcript PVX_090055A) gives MEDPLGEATCRSVERIFDGVSFNKSDRKKLQFEDKKLNRFFENGMLNYSLVEVVGVPGSGKTQFALTLCAELLLKMIDEERQAIVFYVYFNRMFPMRRLEEIIESKLGSRRRRAQGGADKVRRGNGACGCSQGGNEKRMEQMEQVGEVCTTEEVSPAEEVGNRGELGQTHPEHAQNFPARSALKNLYIQKINDERDFFQLIKKDIHYILKHHKISLLVVDSLNSLFNGNDHLDAYRKCQLFTGVSQSLKQLAYENNFFLLVLNSWQPRRDYIHFSFNIFDYVINSSFSNTIIFLKKRKRSNEIDRRMTIRCSEFLRKYKSMRFEIGDSGFSAS, from the exons ATGGAAGACCCGCTGGGAGAAGCCACGTGCAGATCTGTGGAGCGCATTTTTGACGGCGTCTCGTTTAACAAAAGTGACAG gaaaAAGCTCCAGTTCGAGGACAAGAAGCTAAACCGCTTCTTCGAAAATGGGATGCTGAATTACAGCCTGGTGGAGGTGGTGGGCGTGCCGGGCAGCGGAAAGACGCAGTTCGCCCTGACCCTCTGCGCAGAgctccttttaaaaatgatcgACGAGGAAAGACAGGCCATCGTTTTTTACGTGTACTTTAACCGAATGTTCCCCATGCGCAGGCTGGAAGAAATAATTGAGAGCAAGTTGGGGTCGAGGAGGAGACGTGCCCAGGGGGGTGCAGACAAGGTGCGAAGAGGCAACGGGGCGTGTGGCTgctcccagggggggaatGAAAAGAGGATGGAGCAGATGGAGCAGGTGGGAGAAGTATGCACAACGGAGGAGGTGAGCCCGGCGGAGGAAGTGGGTAACCGTGGTGAGCTAGGCCAAACGCACCCAGAACACGCGCAGAACTTCCCCGCCAGAAGCGCCCTGAAAAACTTGtacatacaaaaaataaacgacgAAAGGGACTTCTTccagttaataaaaaaagacataCACTACATTTTGAAGCACCACAAGATTTCCCTCCTAGTGGTAGATTCACTAAACTCTCTCTTTAATGGGAATGATCACCTAGACGCTTACAGAAAGTGCCAGCTGTTTACAGGGGTGTCTCAATCTCTAAAACAACTGGcgtatgaaaataatttttttttattagtacTTAACAGCTGGCAGCCACGGAGGGACTACatccatttttcctttaacatTTTTGACTATGTAATTAactcttccttttccaacacgattatatttttgaagaagaggaagagaagtAATGAAATTGATCGCAGGATGACCATCAGGTGTTCGGAGTTTTTACGCAAGTACAAATCGATGCGCTTCGAAATTGGGGACTCGGGGTTCAGCGCGTCGTga
- a CDS encoding hypothetical protein, conserved (encoded by transcript PVX_090060A; Apicoplast targeted protein. Curated by Stuart Ralph, Walter and Eliza Hall Institute of Medical Research, Australia.) — translation MDPRQNGRLARWAGLSLCCLLLLLFNALSPCGEGRVRWRSLGEQSGIGTNACSNIIPFYLNSHNFFNPLREINCSNNFSLRWNINYVYFEFLNEEFFINFHLHSLFVKEVQLYEYRERSILLLKKEASHDEVKFLIRVEPDGSVHPGEMRTFYFVIQAGGGPNFSACVNVMLELNVGLVRRYHGGAAVGQLSSGETVDVVKHTNAVKHANVVKGLYSDRPIVEEKKSKLPAHHKNYIIVKDNYYYASSEDYYVRFEWEKEESHADLPSNRAVVVYTVLLFTQFREHGSISFYSSLTEDITKEKNFHMNLKKLSLGKSYLNNMTVNNILRLAHLDKECSRGCVNSVRAKNGLFLHALLENNSVYKFEVKYVRGRGSPGGLAITPDGAHFSMEFSIVRNAAEYTMVDFIREHFTRECMHNTFFPSGIVQTGGGGEESGGSREKPPVQGYPPKGCPNDSTQNCTAANTANPANPSDQFVIYGRMIELNDNFIFNFDPIKLFEQEKQVSITIAEESLFNLVVTSKADSVYLNLLKRDSPHTEKVCNTYYLNNLNDYTLFNYMAKEMDHFPHVHVNKTFEGDYTDGNYTDGELLRRKKFPLHSVAYINCTLPKGDYHLRITVDGYNLICDSNEVSLTIYPLSLYEEKHKCDSSMNVVTDLFYYHLRAESKKHREEYTNLISPPNGESAATVEGLSKWADHLDTDVKTYQNIYENRWVLNNPIFQDFDFVILYERHITERVDELLVTINNSVFVDLFFVIVEPIMGKNSYYYVYRNSRTVSKYTAQHGDLPFTIYLIASTMHYPGKQLCGFFFVDIDLVTKAKLTWEEEEKQPEEVGLTTAAHNMISRVNYIPDLIIGYDSYSFSNFCFIPKYKKHSLIIYVKEGSIVKINCFSENYVYIYLYDQNKRKLYDGYNQLYIESFTKGEYEIVFEFNAPNDRKDNAFFYLQVYVFHLSLLERCAAGAAGGAAWEAAGTGKGMDTGTGTSIANDTANSIANDTANSTAKGTANGSQSAEAPPAGTSPNAQDVYDLSSYVEASRPDLPTDANETQVKEKNTFWFQAPNAYYLFKRDFLLLHPNKRIVKEVILPHVPSMDPAATFLLKVELIFAKNYLPYKLAIQDTSNSKLQYHDSYTYKNKILMTLPVVNGGPPVGNNSTGETSQRGKLFKLYVDLYEEVNDDLRNNFCTYAYLHIIYTSEMEAFRQWGEQGLSYATVNLPLLLNNLLIKGPPGVGEAAIGEAGVGKGGVIEGDEAGESPTHSNDRSALISLRNADLPVANQSANYTFELVNNNVLLFLASDDLLFDMYMYRENRDIKLSVYKFSDTERLLSGGGITYDEVTKKGGPPGEEIFSFNQRQIYLSVHLTRGLYIFEYERGSGPFFANLSVVWPHGEDMPSGGYLTGEEVGLPKKEVGAILPRGGALLREEVRFLFGKEPKCGGEAKLHHGGEKLHNLTYFWREIIKNENFKILDNSISSVEVKKGEAKNALIYKRFYICLSDEVGKVPQEGGHSNDTHRSSQTVEKNYTLFNLSIEESAQVYVEIKPHYHFFAYPFHLNIVSKRSFFDISSGHKTVITIDLYKGEYEIHLAFPALQREQIKDVIFDLVILIVSPQNGEGEAEKLGNAITHVGNPPGGSPQSDVCKTYPYKPLLNKVNLVDIPENDASVRRNIVSPKYKNKFFHLFGKFFLKGYKEEVFFTIPNGGYVLKIFCLPIDESTGEGAASEEGATNRIGDMGSTPFGNFSDPPTNFVNSFLNVRNVFNVRVVLNHSGEANQDRDGRKDPPQNSPLFVSPLFANEDEEFMLNLYRVDRNFKVVIKTNSYLCNYFQLVVSLYPLDFYNPVHSYAYAQANSVEKCMKNIFDTLSVKAKLYEDIKFEQKKFPSHQYLRIETDVVNLRSAHKEDSFSFPVVVRKGSYFKANVGYDFSLASFQMKLLKKGTTISSSSKMEVSLKENALNTFENISLYLEEGSYTLEIRSYALTANLDINKNFSFCFYFELELFEFSGDNKGDAVLLDVFPHNSVPVDGSGSFGVDLIFWGRVHTKDIHLEDGQKTPVEPTSRRAINYANIEVHKFLLSPEEMAKVEKNFIFKFSPSCNIYVNQEKEKKLKFTLSTDDRSASTGEGTNGVEHSAAVVTSEPNERNGQVHPESVNNSFLLEYSQKEVPPDPGRTSYLQGTSQKESVYDIDRVIQNFRLNEKKRRDEDDSRVSDSPKGEADACIPLTILTIEIYCFEKSYFPIFIFFLCVWFMLCAFLFVLLKLYKNWKYYRNYDVITESEEVVNLFDDDHI, via the exons ATGGATCCCCGGCAAAATGGTCGCCTTGCCCGCTGGGCGGGGTTATCGCTCTGCTGCCTGTTGCTCCTCCTGTTTAACGCTCTGTCTCCCTGCGGGGAGGGCCGCGTCAGATGGAGAAGTCTCGGAGAGCAAAGCGGCATCGGGACAAACGCATGCAGCAACATCATCCcgttttacctgaacagtcataatttttttaaccccctgCGGGAAATCAACTGCTCAAATAATTTCTCCCTAAGGTGGAACATCAACTACGTGTATTTCGAATTTCTCAACGAAGAGTTTTTCATAAACTTTCACCTCCACAGTTTGTTCGTCAAGGAGGTGCAGCTGTACGAGTACCGAGAGAGGAGCATTTTACTTTTGAAGAAGGAGGCCTCGCATGATGAAGTGAAATTTCTTATTCGTGTTGAACCGGATGGAAGTGTCCACCCGGGGGAAATGagaactttttattttgtcattcAGGCGGGGGGGGGCCCAAATTTCAGCGCGTGTGTGAATGTAATGCTGGAGTTGAATGTCGGCCTGGTGAGGAGGTACCACGGGGGGGCCGCGGTTGGTCAGCTGAGTAGTGGCGAAACGGTCGATGTGGTGAAACACACCAATGCGGTGAAACACGCCAATGTGGTGAAAGGCCTCTACTCTGATAGACCCAtcgtggaggagaaaaagagcAAACTGCCGGCGCACCACAAAAATTACATCATCGTGAAGGACAACTACTACTACGCTTCGAGTGAGGACTACTACGTTCGGTTCGAATGGGAGAAGGAGGAGTCCCATGCCGATCTGCCATCGAACCGAGCAGTGGTCGTCTACACAGTCCTGTTGTTCACCCAATTTAGGGAACACGGCAGTATAAGCTTCTACTCCAGTTTAACAGAAGATATaacgaaagagaaaaacttCCACatgaatttgaagaagttaTCGTTGGGGAAGAGCTATCTCAACAACATGACTgttaataacattttgaGGTTGGCTCATCTGGATAAGGAGTGCTCCAGGGGGTGTGTCAACAGTGTgagggcaaaaaatggattgTTCCTGCACGCCCTGCTGGAGAATAACTCCGTGTACAAATTTGAGGTCAAGTACGTTAGGGGGAGGGGGTCCCCAGGGGGGCTAGCCATTACCCCCGATGGGGCTCATTTCAGCATGGAGTTTTCCATCGTGAGGAATGCAGCGGAGTACACCATGGTGGACTTCATCCGGGAGCACTTCACCAGGGAGTGCATGCACAATACGTTCTTCCCGAGTGGGATCGTGCAaacggggggaggcggcgaaGAAAGCGGTGGAAGCAGGGAGAAGCCCCCCGTCCAGGGATACCCACCAAAAGGGTGCCCAAACGATTCGACGCAGAATTGCACCGCCGCTAACACGGCTAACCCCGCTAACCCGAGTGACCAATTCGTCATATACGGCCGGATGATCGAGCTGAACGATAActtcattttcaattttgaccCGATTAAGTTGTTCGAGCAGGAAAAGCAAGTGAGCATAACCATCGCTGAGGAGAGTCTCTTCAATTTGGTTGTTACATCCAAGGCGGATAGCGTGTACCTCAATTTGCTTAAAAGGGATTCGCCCCACACGGAGAAGGTCTGCAACACGTATTACTTGAATAACCTAAACGATTACACTCTCTTTAACTACATGGCGAAGGAGATGGATCACTTCCCCCATGTGCATGTCAACAAGACGTTTGAGGGGGACTACACAGATGGTAATTATACAGATGGGGAGCTGCTGCGGAGGAAGAAGTTCCCGCTCCACAGTGTGGCCTACATAAACTGCACCCTGCCCAAGGGGGACTACCATTTGAGGATAACCGTCGATGGGTATAACCTGATCTGCGATTCGAACGAAGTCAGTTTGACCATTTACCCCTTGAGCCTGTACGAGGAAAAACACAAATGCGATAGCAGCATGAATGTGGTGACGGATTTGTTTTACTACCACTTGAGGGCGGAGAGTAAGAAGCACCGGGAGGAGTACACCAATTTGATTAGCCCACCTAATGGGGAGAGTGCCGCCACTGTGGAAGGACTCTCCAAATGGGCAGACCACCTCGACACAGATGTGAAGACGTACCAGAATATCTACGAAAACAGGTGGGTGCTGAACAACCCGATATTTCAAGACTTCGATTTTGTGATTCTGTACGAGAGGCACATCACGGAGAGGGTGGACGAGCTGCTCGTCACGATAAATAACTCCGTCTTCGTGGACCTCTTCTTTGTCATTGTGGAACCTATCATGGGGAAAAACTCCTACTATTACGTCTACAGAAATTCTAGGACCGTTTCTAAGTATACGGCTCAACATGGGGACCTCCCCTTCACCATTTATCTGATCGCCTCCACCATGCACTACCCGGGGAAGCAGCTGTGCGGTTTTTTCTTCGTCGACATTGACCTGGTGACCAAGGCGAAGTTAACatgggaggaggaggagaaacaaCCAGAGGAGGTAGGACTCACAACCGCTGCTCACAACATGATTAGCCGGGTCAACTACATCCCAGATTTGATCATCGGCTACGACTCCTACTCATTCAGCAACTTTTGCTTCATCCCAAAGTATAAGAAGCATAGCCTCATCATCTACGTAAAGGAAGGCTCCATTGTCAAAATAAATTGCTTCAGCGAGaattatgtgtatatttacCTGTACGATCAGAACAAGAGGAAGCTCTACGATGGGTACAACCAGCTGTACATCGAGTCCTTCACGAAGGGGGAGTACGAAATTGTCTTCGAGTTTAACGCGCCCAACGACCGCAAGGACAACGCGTTTTTCTACCTCCAGGTGTACGTCTTCCACTTGAGTCTGCTGGAGAGGTGCGCCGCAGGGGcggcggggggagcggcgtgggaagcggcgggaACAGGAAAAGGTATGGACACAGGCACCGGCACAAGCATCGCCAATGACACCGCCAATAGCATCGCCAATGACACCGCCAATAGCACCGCCAAAGGAACCGCCAATGGTTCCCAAAGTGCGGAGGCGCCCCCCGCGGGAACCTCGCCCAACGCACAGGACGTGTACGACCTGAGCTCCTACGTCGAAGCGAGTCGGCCGGATCTCCCCACGGATGCTAACGAAACCCAAGTGAAGGAAAAGAACACTTTCTGGTTTCAAGCCCCAAACGCGTACTACCTATTCAAGAGGGACTTCCTACTGCTCCATCCGAACAAAAGGATTGTAAAGGAGGTGATCCTCCCCCACGTGCCCAGCATGGACCCCGCAGCTACCTTCCTCCTGAAGGTAgaactcatttttgcaaagaatTATTTGCCCTATAAGTTGGCCATCCAGGACACGTCCAACAGTAAACTGCAGTACCATGATAGTTACACCTACAAGAATAAAATTCTGATGACTCTTCCCGTGGTGAATGGCGGCCCCCCGGTGGGCAACAACTCCACGGGGGAGACCTCCCAGCGGGGGAAGCTCTTCAAGCTGTATGTGGACCTGTACGAAGAGGTGAACGACGATTTAAGGAACAACTTTTGCACGTACGCCTACCTGCATATTATCTACACGAGCGAGATGGAGGCCTTTCGGCAGTGGGGCGAGCAGGGCCTGTCCTACGCCACGGTGAACTTGCCCCTCCTGCTGAATAACCTGCTTATAAAGGGTCCCCCCGGCGTGGGGGAAGCTGCCATAGGCGAAGCCGGTGTAGGCAAAGGTGGCGTAATCGAAGGTGACGAAGCTGGCGAATCGCCTACCCACAGCAACGATCGCTCCGCGCTCATCTCGCTGCGCAACGCCGACCTGCCCGTCGCGAACCAGAGCGCAAACTACACCTTCGAACTGGTCAACAACAATGTGCTCCTCTTCCTAGCCAGCGATGACCTCCTTTTtgatatgtacatgtacaggGAAAACAGAGACATAAAACTGAGTGTGTACAAATTTTCAGACACGGAGAGGCTACTCTCCGGGGGAGGAATCACTTACGATGAAGTAACGAAGAAAGGGGGTCCCCCAggagaagaaattttttccttcaaccaGAGGCAGATATACCTATCGGTGCATCTAACCAGGGGTCTGTACATCTTTGAGTATGAACGGGGGTCGGGCCCCTTTTTCGCCAACCTGTCTGTGGTGTGGCCGCACGGGGAGGACATGCCAAGTGGGGGGTACCTCACCGGGGAGGAGGTGGGCTTGCCGAAGAAGGAAGTTGGAGCGATCCTTCCCAGGGGAGGTGCCCTATTGAGGGAGGAAGTCCGTTTCCTCTTTGGGAAGGAACCCAAGTGCGGCGGGGAAGCAAAACTGCACCATGGAGGAGAGAAGCTGCACAATTTGACCTACTTCTGGcgagaaattataaaaaatgaaaattttaaaatcctAGACAATAGCATCTCCAGCgtggaagtgaaaaaaggcgaagcaaaaaatgccCTAATTTATAAGCGCTTTTATATATGCCTATCGGACGAAGTGGGGAAGGTCCCCCAAGAGGGGGGACACTCGAATGATACGCACAGGAGTAGCCAAACGGTTGAAAAGAATTACacgctttttaatttaagcATAGAAGAGAGCGCCCAAGTGTACGTAGAGATAAAACCCCACTATCACTTCTTTGCCTACCCATTCCACCTCAACATCGTTTCGAAGCGATCCTTCTTTGACATCTCCAGTGGGCATAAAACCGTCATTACGATTGACCTGTACAAGGGGGAGTACGAAATACATCTGGCCTTTCCAGCCCTGCAGAGGGAGCAAATAAAAGACGTCATATTTGACTTGGTCATACTGATTGTGTCGCCCCAAAAcggggaaggagaagcggagaAGTTGGGGAATGCAATAACCCATGTAGGTAACCCTCCTGGAGGGTCCCCCCAAAGTGACGTCTGCAAAACGTACCCATATAAACCCCTTCTGAACAAAGTCAATCTGGTGGACATCCCCGAAAATGATGCGTCAGTGAGGAGGAATATAGTCTCCCCgaagtataaaaataaattttttcatctttttggaaaatttttccTCAAAGGGTATAAGGAAGAAGTCTTCTTTACCATCCCAAATGGTGGCTACGTTTTGAAgattttttgcctccccatTGATGAGTCAACGGGTGAAGGTGCCGCCTCGGAGGAGGGGGCAACAAATCGAATTGGCGACATGGGGAGCACCCCCTTTGGGAATTTCTCAGACCCCCCAACGAACTTTGTAAACTCCTTTTTGAACGTGCGAAATGTGTTTAATGTTAGGGTCGTTCTGAACCACTCTGGGGAAGCCAACCAGGATAGAGATGGCAGGAAAGATCCCCCACAGAAtagccccctttttgtttcacCCCTCTTTGCCAACGAAGATGAGGAGTTCATGTTGAACCTGTACCGAGTTGATAGAAACTTCAAAGTGGTGATCAAAACGAATAGCTATTTGTGTAATTACTTCCAGCTAGTGGTGAGTCTGTACCCCCTGGACTTCTACAACCCTGTGCACAGCTATGCGTATGCCCAGGCGAACTCTGTGGAGAAGTGtatgaagaatatttttgaCACCCTATCTGTTAAGGCGAAACTGTATGAGGATATAAAATTTGAGCAGAAGAAATTCCCCTCTCATCAGTACCTTCGGATAGAAACGGATGTTGTCAATTTGAGGAGCGCCCACAAGGAGGACTCCTTTTCGTTCCCCGTGGTTGTGCGGAAG GGGAGCTACTTCAAAGCGAACGTAGGCTACGACTTTTCGCTAGCCAGCTTCCAAATGAAGCTCCTGAAAAAGGGCACAACCATCTCAAGCAGCAGCAAGATGGAAGTCAGTCTGAAGGAAAACGCCCTGAACACGTTTGAAAATATTAGCCTTTACCTGGAGGAGGGAAGCTACACTCTGGAGATTCGCTCCTACGCGCTCACTGCAAATTTggacataaataaaaacttcaGCTTTTGCTTCTATTTCGAGCTCGAGCTTTTCGAGTTTTCCGGCGACAACAAGGGGGACGCGGTTCTGCTGGATGTCTTTCCGCACAACTCGGTGCCCGTCGATGGGAGCGGCTCCTTTGGG GTGGACCTCATTTTCTGGGGAAGAGTACACACGAAGGACATACACCTGGAGGACGGCCAGAAGACGCCCGTGGAGCCAACCAGCAGAAGAGCAATCAATTACGCGAACATTGAGGTCCATAAATTCCTTTTATCCCCTGAAGAAATGGCCAAAGTggaaaagaattttatttttaaattttccccAAGTTGTAATATCTATGTTAAtcaggaaaaggaaaaaaagctaaAGTTTACCCTCTCGACTGATGACAGGAGTGCTTCCACCGGAGAAGGCACTAATGGAGTGGAGCACAGTGCAGCAGTTGTAACGAGCGAACCGAATGAGCGAAATGGCCAGGTGCACCCAGAGAGTGTAAATAATTCCTTCCTCTTGGAGTATTCGCAGAAGGAAGTCCCGCCCGACCCTGGCAGAACAAGCTACCTTCAGGGAACTTCCCAAAAGGAGAG CGTGTACGACATCGACCGTGTCATTCAGAACTTCCGActgaatgaaaagaaaagaagagaCGAAGACGACTCCCGTGTGAGCGATTCCCcgaagggagaagcagacGCGTGTATCCCGCTGACCATACTGACCATCGAAATTTACTGCTTCGAGAAAAGCtactttcccatttttattttttttttgtgcgtttgGTTTATGCTGTGCGCGTTCCTGTTCgtccttttaaaattgtacaaaaacTGGAAGTACTACAGGAATTACGACGTCATTACGGAGAGTGAGGAGGTGGTCAACCTGTTCGACGACGATCACATATAG
- a CDS encoding hypothetical protein, conserved (encoded by transcript PVX_090065A), with protein MNTSNSDLKKENLWDGHDVSLHKGDTSRNTYSNNSGSNGKKTKKKKNEKSNFLANEYKDTFHVEGLPTRNNNVNIYYGNEEDVNHSAINDDDDIFGSGGNTFLNKNLTTVNLSDMKRGGGPPHGTSNSNGIANFDGSFGVAAYSGYNLSNNTGSPLNLSIAQGVANQMGSAANESGSRGYHSNKSGMYHQRGPLEQEFNAGDVHETPLGNVPSGKMNIINLSDNENDDDWGVETASRSSLEGGGNNSFDLFPFFKSLNRIRTKLLCYYDVDSDVIIYRCMCALLPYLKVDKSYDSMDSLDDIEKNAGEASAGRSRRDQRNGRSGVKGGSKSGGNNYGSNGGSNDGVASADENEADDENANIRKISNVNDAFDYYDNKLSIEGNPDLYGFVWVNIFISFTIFFLFNWKNIFFGDSPDGATSSSEETNNQAYVTQNKLNILYTTLIFLYLFNTQTPLLIYVTNFFVTKRVFPIRLSFLISLMSYNNVILFPLILLYKFTLINTSLSFVLFLCSALRFFIFAYYMMSSLFYIHKYTIRTFRNNFSDNVIYMYYGIFCLSYLLLYLQLRNYIFSYL; from the coding sequence atgaacacatcAAATAGCgatttgaaaaaggaaaatttatGGGACGGCCACGATGTGAGCTTACACAAAGGCGATACGAGCCGCAACACGTATAGCAACAATAGTGGCAGTAATGggaagaagacgaaaaagaagaagaatgaAAAGTCGAATTTCTTGGCCAATGAATACAAGGACACCTTCCACGTGGAGGGTCTACCTACGCGTAACAATAAcgtgaatatatattatggcAATGAGGAAGACGTCAATCACAGTGCCATCAACGACGACGATGACATTTTTGGGAGTGGAGGAAACACTTTCCTTAATAAGAATTTAACAACGGTCAATTTGAGTGACAtgaaaaggggaggagggcCCCCCCATGGTACAAGCAACTCAAATGGAATCGCCAATTTTGATGGCAGTTTCGGTGTAGCGGCATACAGCGGATATAACCTAAGCAACAACACTGGTAGCCCCCTCAACCTTTCGATTGCCCAGGGTGTAGCTAATCAAATGGGAAGCGCCGCGAACGAGAGCGGCAGTCGAGGATATCACAGCAATAAGAGCGGCATGTATCACCAGAGGGGCCCCCTCGAACAAGAATTCAATGCCGGAGATGTGCACGAAACGCCCTTGGGAAACGTCCCGAGcggaaaaatgaacataattaATCTGAGCGACAACGAAAATGACGACGACTGGGGGGTCGAAACCGCCTCGAGAAGCAGCCTTGAGGGCGGAGGAAACAACTCGTTTGAcctgttccccttttttaaaagtctGAACCGAATCAGAACAAAGCTCTTGTGCTACTACGACGTGGACAGCGACGTGATCATATACAGGTGCATGTGCGCGCTGCTGCCTTACCTGAAGGTGGACAAGTCGTACGATTCCATGGACAGCTTGGACGACATTGAGAAGAACGCGGGAGAGGCGAGCGCCGGGCGCAGCCGCAGGGACCAGCGCAATGGGAGAAGTGGCGTCAAAGGTGGCAGCAAAAGTGGTGGCAACAATTACGGTAGCAATGGCGGCAGCAATGACGGCGTCGCCAGCGCGGACGAAAACGAAGCCGACGACGAGAACGCGAACATAAGAAAAATCAGCAACGTGAATGACGCCTTCGACTACTATGACAACAAGCTGAGCATAGAGGGGAACCCAGACCTGTATGGATTTGTGTGGGTGAACATCTTCATttccttcaccattttttttcttttcaactggaaaaatatctttttcgGGGACTCCCCCGATGGTGCCACCTCGAGTAGCGAAGAAACAAACAACCAAGCGTACGTCACGCAGAACAAATTAAACATTCTGTACAccactttaatttttttatatctctTCAATACGCAAACGCCTTTATTAATATACGTCACAAATTTCTTTGTCACGAAAAGGGTGTTTCCCATCAGGTTATCCTTTCTCATTTCGCTAATGAGTTATAACAACGtaattttgttccccctcaTTTTGTTATACAAATTTACCTTAATAAATACGAGCCTTTCGTTTGTTCTCTTCCTTTGCAGTGCCctgcgtttttttatttttgcctaCTACATGATGTCCTccctattttatatacacaaATACACCATCCGCACTTTTCGCAACAATTTTTCTGATAACGtcatttatatgtactatGGAATTTTTTGCCTGTCCTACCTTTTGTTATACCTTCAGTTGAGGAACTACATATTCAGTTATTTGTGA